cattaactacgagaaaccaaaaccataccttcgtacggaatcaaaatattcaaagctAAAGAGAAGCTTTCTAAGTGAGCTATCAAAGAAGAAAATGTCCAGAATCGTTTGTGCCTCCTAAAACTCCCGTTGGCCAAACCCAAAGGAAAAAGGAGCTACGTTACTGTCAACTTTCACTAATAAAAAATGGTACTAACATGTAGAGGAGGAGGTTACGAATACTCTTACCAGATTAGATATTTTATTGGAGTTAcgaatttcaaaaaaaatcgaAGCCGAAAGTTTAGAAAGATTTAcgttctttctttttttttctctttgttacgctcttctctctcttttttgttttcttacggtattcatatatatatatatatatatatatatatatatatatatataacttaagAAAGCAAGCCGCCTTAGGCTttctttattatatatacataaggATAATGATAACTTTagtggatatatatatatatatatatatatatatatatatatatatatatatatatataatgaatgaAGTATTAGGTTAAAtagtgaataataataatagtacaGGAACGAACTTTagtgaataatatatatatatatatatatatatatatataaaacttaATCTAAAATATAAACCGCCTTTGATTTCCATcctttataattaataatagtaataataatactagCAATAGCAATGATGGttatgtaataataataataaatgtaaTAATAGTAGTAATAATAGTAATGCaatgaatataatatatataaatttataatgcAATTTAATACTTACGGCAATTATAtacaatatttataataataataataataataataataataataataataataataataataataataataataataataatatggatttgattaaatttaaattattataaaattagttcaattattgataataaaaataattttctaaaaataaggaattctaattttataaaataaattataacttatttatatttatatttttaaaattgagggTCGCTACATTCTACTCACCTTacaaaaattttcgccctcgaaaattgatataaaatagaaaagatTCATACTAACGTAACTTCCTTTCTTAAACATGtcaaagaaaaacagaaaggTTTGGCATGCTTAGTTTATAAATCCAGGATATTCTTTTGGCTTAAAAGTCTACGCAAAGCAGAAGATACAAGATAGACTCGATGCAGAAAGGTTATAAGGCAGGTTGGTATTAGAACGACGGGTTTATCTTCCCTAATACTCGCTTCATCTAGCTCCTAAATTCTGCCGATTCTAATGGTGTCACCTTACGTAATATAATCGAAACTGGTTCAGCCTCTAACACTAAATCTATCACAACTTACTCTTTCTCTTGACACTTAACCGATTATCAATTACGGGTTCAATCTATGTCGTGTCTCTTCCTCGTAACTTACCATCTCTGGATTTCAGGTAATTGTCTCGCACAGCTCTCAACATTTTCGGTCCCATATGTATAACTTAAGTTGTATGCTCATAATAGTTCGACGCACTACTGCTGTGCCactcttattattattctcCAAGAATTTAATCACTTTTCTAGGCTGACTAACTATCGTTCTGTCTCACCATTCAGAGGTCTTTAGTCGATCGCTCAATTGAAAATCACAAGGCTCACAACTCGGTAATGTACTACAATGAATGCTACGTGTTATTTACTATGCAAGGCAGTCAGAAATTTCGATTATCAGTGCGTGATTACCTCTAATCGAAGTATCTGCGGTTCCAGCACCATCTGCTATCATAGTGAACACGCGTCCCTGATGTTGTGCCTTTCCAGCTTcttgattcttcttcttttctggaCAATTCCAAGACAAATGCCCAGCTTCACCACAGTAGTAGCATACACCTAAACCAGCCCTGCACGGAGTATTCGGGTGGTACTTTCCACACCTCCTACAAGTTAAATCATTCGGTGGGGTCTGagcttgctttcctttgcctcTTCCCTGGCTGTTATTATTACTGAATCTCTGGAAGTTATCCTGACCCAAATGTGGTTGTGGGGTGTAACCGCTTCGCTTAAAATCTTGTCCTCTAGGGGCGAAGTTCCTTCCCTGATCTCTCCTAACAAAAATTCGCTGATCACTCTTATCTGATGTCGCCTTTCTCAGACAATCCTCAGCAACTCTACTTTTGTTTACCAGTTCTGAAAACACTCTGATCTCCATTGGTGCAACGAAGCTCAGAATATCACTTCGAAGACCtccctcatacttaatacaTTTCCACTCAGTAAAATCTTCAGGCGCACCTTGACAAATACGAGAAAAGCGACATAACTCCTCAAACTTGCTAGTATACTCAGCAACAGTCATCTGTCCCTGCTTTAACTGCATcaattcaagttccttggcATTTCTGGCTGAATTAGGAAAGtatttcttatagaactctGTTCGAAAAACCTCCCAAGGAATCACAGCGCCATTTGGCTGCAGGATACGTCGTGTCCCCTGCCACCAATGCTGAGCCTCACCCTGCAGCTGATAAGTTCCAAACTCAACCCATTGCTCCTCAGGAACCTGCTGAGCCTGCAGTGCCCGTTCCATATCTTGAATCCAATTATCTGCATCTGTGGGATTTGAGGTTCCCCTGAAGGTCGGAGGGTGAACTTTTAGAAATGTAGCAAGTGTCATGGGACCGTCCTCATCATTATTGTTTCCGTGATTACCCAGTGCCTCGGCTGTTGCCTGCATAGCCGCAGCCATATTCCCCAGGGCAGCCATGAAGTCTACTGGATCATTCCCTGCCGGGCCAGGAGTAACGGTGCCTATCCTACCTCTACCTCGGCCGCGACCGCGTCCGTGAGTCGACATCTGGTCCCTTCacacaccaaacaagtgatattaagttgatcagtctcaatatcgcaagTCTAATGCTTCAAGTtctaaatgcatgctcatgaacatttatgccacatatatcaatcagatatcctaatagcacataCACACACCCAGAGTATGCCCAGAAGCATAATCAGttcatccctcaggctctataaGAACGAActactctgataccataatgtaacaccctaccaaacagggccttacgcttaagtcgtaaagcagaggtggcaaggtattacgacttctaaaagaaaaggatatgtACATAGATATAGTTTGATGAAGTCAtatctaggagccttgaaggATAAGCTAATCAAAAATGATAAACAGGAAATCGTGTCACACTCGCATGGATATTCGTAAACAGACAGGAAAAATCAAAAGGAAGCtgaaaacatatatacatatcagAGTTCCAAAACTTAGATAGCAAGCTCCAAACtcgacctgcgaagctaaggccgGCCAGAgtatatgattatatatatacaacccaaaataaaaGTCAAACCACAAAGTAAACCCTGTATCTCCAAGTCGacctctaggagggacaaaacacaaaatgTACATGTGGAGATTCTATAAACATGTATACATAGCCCAAAATCAAAATATGACAGTCAAAAAGGTAGTTCTTCGCTTGTAAGGAGGATACCCAGACGCTCAACGAGGtgtctctcgacctgcatctgaaaaacaacaacatggtatgggatgagaaccggaggttctctgtatggtaaaggtgcccgcatagttactataaaaggtctcgggaaagccagaggcattcctagaactccgacactcaaaatcattcttaaataaaataaactaaaccaAAAGTTAGATAAGTTATCTAACGTATTCTAGTTCTGAATCTAACTTTAACTTAATACTTCACTTTCTGTCGCCTCCAATCCTCCGAATCACTGGTGGAACAACCCTCTCTCCTCACACCTTTGTTAAGAGGGATTTCTCAGAAAACATACACATACAGTTCAAGCAAGGAAAACACAGATAGAGAAAcatttacagcaagtagaac
The genomic region above belongs to Arachis stenosperma cultivar V10309 chromosome 5, arast.V10309.gnm1.PFL2, whole genome shotgun sequence and contains:
- the LOC130981095 gene encoding uncharacterized protein LOC130981095, with translation MSTHGRGRGRGRGRIGTVTPGPAGNDPVDFMAALGNMAAAMQATAEALGNHGNNNDEDGPMTLATFLKVHPPTFRGTSNPTDADNWIQDMERALQAQQVPEEQWVEFGTYQLQGEAQHWWQGTRRILQPNGAVIPWEVFRTEFYKKYFPNSARNAKELELMQLKQGQMTVAEYTSKFEELCRFSRICQGAPEDFTEWKCIKYEGGLRSDILSFVAPMEIRVFSELVNKSRVAEDCLRKATSDKSDQRIFVRRDQGRNFAPRGQDFKRSGYTPQPHLGQDNFQRFSNNNSQGRGKGKQAQTPPNDLTCRRCGKYHPNTPCRAGLGVCYYCGEAGHLSWNCPEKKKNQEAGKAQHQGRVFTMIADGAGTADTSIRGNHALIIEISDCLA